In a single window of the Planctomycetia bacterium genome:
- the pyrF gene encoding orotidine-5'-phosphate decarboxylase yields MCFADQLLDAVDRLKAPCVVALDPVFRNLPDELTKPHGPDPDLATQLQCIEAFADRVIDCIAGIVPAVKINSAYFEAYGAGGIACYYRLLHRAKAAGLITIGDVKRGDVGHTAEMYARAHLSDAALADAQTQAMPDAITISGYFGSDGASPFIDIAKQEGRGVFVLVRTSNKSAAAIQDVVTGDGRKVHEIVAGEVARWASESDTTGRHGYSSVGAVVATRNAADAARLRQAMPQSIFLVPGYGAQGGRAEDFLPYFDASGKGAIIAAGRSVIFAYADAAMRAGCSGDWQACVRKSCQDFVADIRRAARL; encoded by the coding sequence ATGTGCTTCGCCGATCAACTTCTCGACGCAGTGGACCGCCTCAAGGCGCCTTGCGTCGTCGCACTGGATCCGGTCTTTCGAAATCTGCCGGACGAACTCACCAAGCCGCACGGGCCTGATCCCGACCTTGCTACGCAATTGCAGTGCATCGAGGCATTCGCCGACCGGGTGATCGACTGCATCGCCGGCATCGTCCCGGCGGTGAAAATCAACTCCGCTTATTTTGAGGCATACGGGGCAGGGGGAATCGCCTGCTATTACAGGCTACTACACCGGGCGAAGGCCGCCGGGCTCATTACCATCGGCGACGTTAAGCGCGGGGATGTCGGGCACACGGCCGAGATGTACGCCCGAGCCCATTTGTCTGACGCGGCCCTGGCCGACGCGCAAACGCAGGCCATGCCGGACGCGATAACGATCAGCGGTTACTTCGGCAGCGACGGTGCGAGTCCGTTCATCGACATTGCAAAACAAGAGGGGCGCGGCGTCTTTGTTCTCGTCCGTACTTCAAATAAGTCCGCCGCGGCGATTCAGGACGTCGTGACCGGTGACGGTCGCAAGGTTCACGAGATCGTCGCCGGCGAGGTCGCTCGCTGGGCGTCGGAGTCTGATACCACCGGGCGTCACGGCTATTCGTCGGTCGGCGCCGTCGTGGCCACACGAAATGCCGCGGACGCCGCCCGATTGCGTCAGGCGATGCCGCAGTCCATTTTTCTCGTGCCCGGTTACGGCGCACAGGGCGGCCGCGCCGAGGATTTCCTGCCGTATTTCGACGCGAGCGGCAAGGGCGCGATCATCGCCGCCGGGCGTTCGGTGATATTCGCGTATGCTGATGCCGCGATGCGCGCGGGGTGTTCGGGCGACTGGCAGGCCTGCGTCCGCAAGTCCTGTCAGGACTTCGTCGCCGACATCCGCCGCGCCGCTAGATTGTGA